The Sander vitreus isolate 19-12246 chromosome 5, sanVit1, whole genome shotgun sequence genome includes a region encoding these proteins:
- the LOC144517777 gene encoding fibrinogen C domain-containing protein 1-like: MMLNDRWTIMNNSSSELDSKRPTNHKRCCSFLLWFVVTLVVVVVVAITTVLILYLNQYPLPFISSNRGGVSPSSSSPAISTNPRDSGALVSVSRVTDGEPISIFLDPNCPDYSESFLRWEALQSSLLHALTNHNSDGWQDTGLAPRLAEELKALAGHAHHLRLEADSLKRGQGVLEQRLDELQSEQRRIMQVLSGGQSGVSKLSAGFSDSVLSLQRETESLRRLTTELKKDSNNRGNRPRDCSDVMASGVSEEGVYSVFPKHDPDGFMVYCDMSTDGGGWTVIQRREDGSVNFFRDWKAYRDGFGKNSGEHWLGLQRIYSLTRSGGYELRIDMADFDNATAFALYGDFSVGRDSVNPEEDGYPLTVDQYSGTAGDSLLKHSGMQFTTKDRDQDQSENNCAAYYQGAWWYRNCHTSNLNGQYLKGGHASYADGVEWSSWTGWQYSLRFTEMKIRPKQGS, translated from the exons ATGATGCTGAATGACAGGTGGACCATCATGAACAATAGCAGCTCAGAACTCGACAGCAAACGACCAACCAATCACAAG agATGCTGCAGCTTCCTGTTGTGGTTCGTCGTTACGCTGGTTGTCGTAGTAGTGGTTGCCATCACAACAGTCCTCATCCTGTACCTTAACCAGTATCCTCTGCCCTTCATCAGCAG TAACAGGGGCGGAgtgtccccctcctcctcctcgcccGCGATCTCGACCAATCCCAGAGACTCTGGCGCCCTGGTGTCAGTGTCCCGTGTGACAGACGGAGAGCCAATCAGCATCTTCCTAGACCCAAACTGCCCGGACTACAGCGAGAGCTTCCTGCGCTGGGAAGCGCTGCAGAGCTCCCTGCTGCACGCGCTGACCAATCACAACTCAGATGGCTGGCAGGACACGGGATTGGCCCCCCGGCTGGCCGAGGAGCTGAAGGCGCTGGCGGGACACGCCCACCATCTCAGGCTGGAAGCTGATTCGCTGAAGAGAGGTCAGGGTGTTCTGGAGCAGCGGCTCGACGAGCTGCAAAGCGAGCAGAGACGCATCATGCAG gTGTTGTCTGGAGGTCAGTCCGGTGTGTCCAAGCTGTCTGCAGGTTTCAGTGATTCTGTGCTCAGCctgcagagggagacagagagtctGAGGAGGCTGACCACAGAGCTGAAGAAAGACTCCAACAACAGAGGTAAT AGACCCAGAGACTGCAGTGATGTCATGGCGTCCGGTGTTTCTGAGGAAGGAGTTTATTCTGTGTTTCCAAAACACGACCCTGATGGCTTCATGGTTTACTGTGACATGAGCACTGATGGAGGAGGCTGGACg gtgatcCAGAGGAGGGAGGACGGCTCAGTAAATTTTTTCCGGGATTGGAAGGCGTACCGAGATGGTTTTGGAAAAAATTCAGGAGAGCACTGGttag GTCTCCAGAGGATCTACTCTCTCACCAGGTCTGGAGGTTATGAGTTACGGATCGACATGGCTGACTTTGATAACGCCACGGCGTTCGCTCTCTACGGAGATTTCTCTGTCGGCCGAGACTCGGTGAACCCCGAGGAGGACGGATACCCACTGACTGTGGACCAGTACTCCGGGACCGCAG GCGACTCCCTCCTGAAGCATTCTGGGATGCAGTTCACCACCAAAGACCGGGACCAGGACCAGTCCGAGAACAACTGCGCGGCGTATTACCAGGGCGCCTGGTGGTACCGGAACTGCCACACCTCTAACCTGAACGGGCAGTACCTGAAGGGAGGCCACGCCTCCTACGCTGACGGGGTGGAGTGGTCCAGCTGGACCGGCTGGCAGTACTCACTGCGCTTCACCGAGATGAAGATACGACCCAAACAAGgctcctga